The DNA sequence aggaagtattatattttatttttctaaatttgtttatttaactattaatatgtttttcaataaatatacaataacGAAGATACtaaaaaaaggacaaaaaaagaaaaaaaaaataagtttaaacggtgcaattttattatatttgaacaGCAACAACTATAAAAGAGGATTTAAACAGGACGTGTGAAACCCCAAAAGCTAGcaatgttaaataaatagtagtaatattttaaatcctaatttgttaaatttaaatactaaatgctaaaatgttaaataaacaaataaaatattagtaatatttgaaACCCGCCAACTAAAATGGGCcgcaatttttctttcttccctTATCATTGTCTCTTCCACTCATCCCTTTAAAATGGTACTGTCTCAGTCACAATTAGATtgagtcaaaacttttggatacaaaaattaagaaattatattgaaaaataaaagagtaataaagtaagaaaaataaataaagtaaaatagtaatagaataaaataagagtgattgtatgttttgttttttgtttaaaaaagaaaaaaatgattcaaattAGTTAAGACattctaaaaagaaatacgactcaatttAATTGGGGCGAAGATAGCACATTGGAGTGATACCGATGCATGGGACTCCATTAAGAATAATGATTGAGCAGCCTCCTCATATTCAAGGATCCAACTATGGCGGCGAAAATAATAATGCATGATAATGTtcctaaattaaattgatatagaAGACTCATCAGTTATCACCATTGTAATGTATACGGTACACCTATCGttattcatgaaataaaaatgcataatacAAAAAACGTCACATTTTTCGAAATATTCACTACCAAATGTTTTTACAataagatttaatttgttgaaaataaccAGACACTTTCTCAATAGTTAATTCCCAAAATGCTAAATAGAGTAGATTtaatttgtactccctctgtcctgGCTAAGTCCCGGCTAGATGACACATTCTTTAGCCGTCACGAGATTTTAgtagttattggttaaagtgtttaattggagagagaaaaagtgggtgtaaatgttagagcatctccaatagcgaCTAGCCCACTGGCTAGCCGATTtgcgtcgctagccggtcggctagctgAACCATTGTAATCGGCCAGCGCGTTTTCGGCGAGAGAATAGGCGAGCGCACGCCGATTTGGgggcgctggccgccattgtggcgtgccgatcggccagcgctattttttattttttattttttgaaattttttgaaaaattatatatacgagattttagtttcattttcatttgcaccacttgttttaacgagttttctctccctctaaatttctgtacaatagcaacatcgagcgatggacaataacaacgagtccagtccGGCGACGAGGGGATCTCagactcccacggtacccgtgGGGTCTGGATGGGCCCAGATGGGCGGGCAGATGGACCAAAGGTTTAACATCCCTTGGCAACagttgatggggatgatggcggAGCGCAGTGGGGATGCCGGGCGGGGGGCAGGTAACGCCGGGGTGGGGAGGTATGCCCCAGCAGATGCTGCaacagatgatggggatgatgccgGTATGGCAAGGAGGGATGCAGGGGTCACCGtggggggagggggggggCATGGTCtatcgtctcacacgtcgaccccggTGGAGACGCAGCTTCACTGGGGATGACCGTTTCTCATTGCATGAGCCGGGGATCGATATCGGGGAGGCGGACACTGGCTGCCCAGCGGGTCGGGCCGcgtcgaagaagaagaagaccaaGGGGAAGAGCAaggtggtcggcgagtcgtcgcagccggCTGTTGACGTCACCCCCACGCGGAGGACGTGGACGGAGGATAAGTACGCCGCCATGGCCAAGGCGTGGTTGTCGAtttgcgacgatccgctggttgcgaacaaccagcggatcgtcaacatgtgggctaaGATTAGAGCAGCCTACAGGAGGTACCGCCCGCACGGAAAGGACTTCAgcggggaggagtgccggaaggggtgggaacgCATCGGGGCCGCGGTCGGCCGATTTTCGGGGTTGTACACCACGCCCTCCGCATGATGACTAGTGGGCAGACCGAGGAGGACGCTCGAGAGGATAGCGGAGAGTCGGCTTCCCGTGCCGGGGActtataaggagttcaccttttGGGAATGCTATCTGGtgctgaaggactccgagaagttccgggcggggGTCGAagctgggtggccgaagaagcggTGAGCCGAACTATTCCGGCGATTACGGCGGCAGCAACgacggatcccacgacctccccccggaTGCTAAGGAGCTTCCGACCCCTCCATCCTTTGCTCGTCAccctcgcccggttggccaaaagcgggcgcaacgggcagcgaggggatcctcccccctatcgcccccGGAGGTCCTCTCGGCAGCCCCCCACGCGCGTACACCTTATTCTCGCGTCAAAAAATGCGGGAACAGATATACAAGGCCTTCCAAGAGTGGAGGGCCGCAACTGACCCCACAaagaagatgtttcttcactcAATGCTCGAGAACATGCAGGTGGATTTGGATGCCACGAGGGCACTCGATGGGGGGCTcagacgcgggctcagatgccaccgatgtggaggtcccgggtggcggcggcgaggacggcgacggcgatgaggagtagagaggggggggaggggggggctcgtgtgtggaagcccagtcttttttagcatttttcggtatatgtctcgtaaatttaattccgtaatttatcgtaaatttaattgcGTAAatgtaattgttttttaattatttttattgcggctagcaTGTGGCTGGCcttaggctagcctatttgagtaaaatgaTGATATGGCAGGTagaattttagtgctgatgacgtgacagggagagagagtgtcTGGCCTAAAGCCactggagatgctcttagaatagagaaaaaaaaaatgaatattttaataggagtgagaaaaagttgttgggtgtattaattgaagatagaaagtttccaaaataggaaatgtgttattttagttgggacaaactaaaaagaaaaatgtgtcatcttaagcgggacggagagagtaaaattttaaatgacacGTGCATCTTGATGGCTACCAGTCTACCACCAAGTCTACAACATGTAACTTTGTTAACTTGTTGATTGACAAATCATTTTCACAATCCTTAGAGAACAGTGTTTAAAAGAGGTAGCCAACTAGTAGTCCAAAAATTGCCATTACATACTTACATTAATCTTCACGTTGGATGACAAATTCAACATAGTATCGGGATGACAAATTCAACTTTGCGAAAAATGGTTGAGATCATTGCtattgaagatgaagaagttgGGAGTGGACGCCCTGTAACCATATCATTCATTCTCATTGAATATGACATTGTCTTGcaattctatatatttttatttgatgctTGTAATTGGTAAAATTACAAGTAGATAAGATCCCGATTGCTCATTTTTAGGTGGTATTAGAACCCTCTTTTGCCTTGTGTGATTCCTAAGTGTGATATTATCAGGAAATCTCTCTTCAAAGCTGGAAAGCACATTGCTCCCAAGATTGCTATGTTTCTTCAAAGATTCGTCGATATAAATCTACTTGCAAGagttatcattatttttgcTACGACATCTTGGTCTGTGGAGGTACATTCGTATTTCGGTACATTTCTATCATCcaattttttcactttcattCTTCACTTTCGTTTTTGTTCTAGTTTCAGTTCTGGTTTCATATGAACGGGTTGATCCTCTtcaaaaaaactaaaagagaCGTCATCTTATCGATCCTACccatctaatttttttaaaaaaaaacttaatgaAACATCATCTCCATCATAATAATAAGAGGGGCAATGTTGGGTTACAAACCCATCCGACTTCAGCATGAGGTAAGAGTTCCAGCAGTGTCAACATGTCATACGACTCAGAACCAAAGCTACTAACTATGGATTGGTGTTTAGCACTCCGCttattctttttgtttattcTTAGTTTGCTTCTAACAATACCTTCTTGCTCGTTGCATTACGTTACAGGCACTTTTCACTCAACTTATGTTTCCTGACATGAATAGAAAACTAAAAGGACTAAGGTGCAACTCTTCACCAATTACATTATGGAAGTATACCATGCATTTTTGTATCACATGTTTTTGCTTTTCCTCAATTCCTCTTCTCAACCGCTGTCGGGTGTCCATGGCCTTATCCACACTACTTTTACGGGCAATGTAACTGGCTTGTTAGTCATGCTAACTTTTTTACTTGTCGAAATCGAGTGAGATATATATTAGGTTGTCAAATTggaaaaacaaattcattttgGATCTTAAAAATCTTAAAACATGCTTCTAGTTTTAGGAGAACTATGTTATGTATATTAGTATATGCCTTGGTTGAGTAAGGGAAGTACGTAGCTTGACCATATTAGTATCTTCCAATAGCATGTTTTATCTTTATCatatcttcaattttcttctccCAGATGCGCAGATTCTGGAAAGATATCGATGCCCATACTAAGATTTTGCTTATGGTGCACTTCCTATAACAATCTCAGGTATATAACAGACTTGCTTTCGCTTGGCATTTGGCTAGAGCTCGACTAGCTTACTGGGTATTGAAAACTGGCTGCCTATGGATGTGTAATCTAGTGACTTCATATTTGACGTCCCAATGTGTAGATTTGTTTGTAAGTTCGTACGGCTGGTATGATTATTTACGAAGCTACATTCATTTTGTGATCTCTATTTACTTCTAGGACTACTGAAGTTGGTGGTATAAACAGAGATCTTTAAGACCATTGCTTGCTCTCACTAAGGCATCATGGATTTTAactataaaaactaaaatggaGTTGCCTATTTGTCCAGCTTGACAAAGAGATTGTGATTCATTATCTATCAGCTTTGTCAAGAATAAAGAGATTGCAATCATTATCCTTCAGTATGAAtggataaattaattatcaaacactataattattccacagattatatcaaaattttaacgATTTATCAATGCGAGAATCAGAAATCCATATCATCATTAACACACATGGGCAAAATCAGCACCAATAAGCATATTACAAAGTCACATATTCAACATCCCCAAGCTATTTCTATTATCCAGATAAGATGATGAACCGAACTACTCCATGAGTCaagtttttccattttggtccgtttgcgaataggagtcccggttcataattactataaatggagACCTCACATTATACCAattcattctactcacatattatttaaaatcaatataaataagtgggactcatattctattaacttttttccactcactttttttaacatttattaaaattcatgccggagatgaatgagactcctattcgctaacggagagagtaattatCTTTGGGAGGAGCCGAACAAAATAGCCAACAAAGTAGGCTTTATTACCCATAGGCCcacaataataacaataaaatcttTAATAAAAACTCATAGCTAGGGTTTACTATTTTCCTTTGCAGAACGAAGCGATTAACTTGGAGCAGCAGCAACCATGGTGGAGAACAAACCAAGGAAGGAAGAGGTTGTCTCCAGAGAGTACACCATCAATCTGCACAAACGTCTCCACGGATGGTATAAAGCACTTCTCCACTAGGCTCTCCGTATCTAGGCGTTTACTTGCTTAATTGCTgctattttatcaaaattttaatactttaattgCGATCCAGTAAACAGTTGGTTCTCGTTTATAATGGTTTATTTTCTCAGCGTTTAGCGTCTAATTATTGCTCAGTTCTGTAGACATTAAATTTTGCttgaattttttctattcTGGATGCCATTGAGTTTCTTTGTGGTTCAAAACCATTAATTGAAAGTATGATAGTGCAGCAGAAGCACATGAATTTAGAGAATATGAGGATCAGGTTATTGCTTGGtaaatattcaattcaattgtttTAAGTAATTTGTCTTTCAAagattcaaaacaaaaaacgTATTATCATTAGTCTTCTCATTATGATAGATTCCATGTACAATGGATGCTTCTTGGCTGACTGCGGAATATACTCGTGCAACTGAATACTAGCCCTGTATCTGCTTGGACTGTATAATTGTTTTCATTAGTTTTTGCTGAGCTATATTTACTACTTATGCACCTGCTATAATTTCCAATGGGAagattatttattgtattgaaaTACTAGATTAGTGGAAGCATAAAGTGTCCAGTTGTATGTATTCTTGTTTACTTACAAACATAGACATAAACATGAACAAACACAAATACTTGTACTGCATTGCTGGCCtataaaagttaattttcgcatactagtatattttacaTAGATTGTTTTATGAAACTATGCAGTCATCAACTTATTGTGCTTTGAAAAGAACAGTGCTTGTTATATGCTTATAGCATGTAATTCCATCtttgtaaaattgaattgCACCATTAAACTATGTCAGTCATTAACTTATTGCGCTATGACAAAACAGtgttttctatatataaaGCATATAGTTCCATCTTTGTAAAATAGAACTGAACTAAGTCCTACTGAGCCATGAAACTATGCCAGTTATTAACTTATTGCGCCATGAAAAAACAGTTTGTGCTATGTATACACCATGCGGTTCCATCtttgtaaaattgaattgaacttTAGTCCTATTGTTCAATTTGTTGTAAGTATCTAGCATAGCTATGAGGAGTACTTTATTTATGACTATAATGCTATATTTATGCTAGCTTTGTTGTTCGCTTAGTATGAAGTTGATTGACTTGTTGAATTGTACTCAGTACCTTCAAGAAGAAGGCACCAAATGCTATCAAGGAAATCAGGAAGTTTGCCCAGAAGGCAATGGGAACAAATGATGTAAGGGTTGATGTCAAGTTGAACAAGCACATATGGAGCCGTGGAATCCGGAGCGTGCCAAGAAGGATCCGCGTTCGCATTGCACGCAAGAGAAATGACGATGAAGATGCCAAGGAAGAGCTCTACTCGTTGGTCACTGTTGCAGAAATTCCAGAGGGAGGATTGAAGGGATTGGGAACCCAAGTTATTGAAGAGGAAGAGTGAAAgttgaaattttcttttcattgtttttattaacttCAGTTTTGCACACTGTGTTGTAAATTCAGAACAAGAGATATTATGCAATTAGATAATGGATTTTCTGTCTTTTTCATGTATTTTGTTCTcatatttggattttggaatttggatATATTCATTTCTTACAGATTGAATGGTTATCGTTTTTCTGGAATTAATAgataatagtactccctccgtccgcgattaGGAGTCCTAGTCAATTTTGCGCacccgttttataaaaattataaaaaatagttaaagtggagaaatggtaaagtaatagagagaataatgttgacaagagtcttctcaacattattctcttttttactttaccatttctccactttaactattttttatcatttttataaaataggtgTGCGAAAGTGATCAGGACTCCtaatcgcggacggagggagttttaattaataatgaaaacgTGCTCACTCATCATTACGACATTTGAgcgttttaatgtaaattagaaggaaaactacaaaaataagTTTTACACGACTGTAGACATATTCAATGTAGATGGGAGCAGCAGTACTCCTTTCGAttagtcattttgtcattttagtacgttccataggaatagagtcatttccatttttagtaaaagtcaacacattttttcacacttactttactctctcttactttttttcctctttatctttctacctttttcattttacactttattctatctttatttaactcacttaacacaatttttcttaatctccgtaccgaaaagaaacgtatccattactatggaacggacggaaTATATGCTAACCAACTAAGAAATTAGAGCTTTATTATTACAATTCATGAACACATATTTGAACTAACTTAAACCTCTAACTATTAATTAGAGAAGCCTAGAAAAGACTAAGCTCAATTTTAAGTGcattagaataataaattcttcCCGTTCATCACAGTTGACCCCAATTAGGTTGGCTTACCCAATGATGCGCGTATGATAGGTTCCTCGTGACTGAAgtagtggcggatccaggatcCTAAAACGAAAAGGacgaaataaaatatatcagaAGCTATCGGAGGGGGCGACAATGGTAGCGGATCTCCGGGAGGGGCGGTCGCCCCCTCCTGCCCGTTGGATCTGCCACTGCTGCGTAGCTGCACCCCATAAGAACAAAGAAGTCGAGCCAGCTGCGGATGTAGAATAAATTAGTGGTGGGGGCTCTACTATATATAAACTCCTTTAGGGCGTGTTCAGTTTGTCAGTTGACTCCTAAGGgtgtctccggtggcgcccttcccactagcccttcccatgccacgtcagcactagcccttcccattccactgccacatcaaCACTCGCTTCTGCACTTCcgtacataaaattaataaattcacaattaaaattaaaatttactaattaaaatttcgacacgtgcgtatttatagattttttttacgGCGAGTGGAAGGGCGCTGGTGGAGATACCCTAATGCAGGAATTGAGTTGGGATGTCAATAATGATGATGAGGAGGAAGATAATGGTAAAGGCAGGTGTTGAAGTATGTGGAAACTGCCCACTGCTCCATGGACCAATTCTTGATCGTGATTATTGATTCATCTTCAATAGCTGGTTTAGAGATGAGTTGAAGGAGGGTGAGGTTAAAGTGGGCAATTTGTTAAAATAGAAGGGATAAAACAGTCTTTTACGTTGTCAACATTGATGTGTGAACAGTAATTCGGGTTCTAATCTAGCACCGAAATCTTGAATACTAAACACAGACTTTGCTCACTCTATCTCAGCTCAACAGTAGCTCAAATCTTGACGTGCCTATATCTTGTGAATAGTGAAACAAGCAAGGTGAACACGCCATTAAACATAGACTAATTTGAAAtaacacgaattttaataaattattgttaaagtaagagaaataaaaaagacaaaattgaTTGGATTTTGTTAATGGATAATGAGACCACATTGTTAGttagaaaaaaagttactacaCTTATCTAGAATTGGTCTAAATTTAagggacgtcccaaaatgataaaataagtttatttttaagagacaAATGAGGAtagtattatactactactatatgagAAATAATATACTCTTAGTATCATTTgctagagcatctccaatggtcggctagcgacagCTAGCCGATTTTTCGCGGGCCGGGCCGATcgggctagccgaaccattgagGCGGCCGCCGTGAAATCGGCGAGCGGACCAGCCGTGGGCCGCAGCGACCGTCGGGCAGCCATTGGACGATGCGGCGTCTAAAGCCCGATCGGCTAACCCGCCATTAATGACGGCCCGATCGTCCAGCcgtgatttttgatttttttttaaaaaaaaaaaacctatataaaagtcgatttttttttttttttcatttgcaccacttgtttttaTACGgagttctctctctctaactttatgTACAAGGGCATCATCGAGCGAAGGGAGTAACGCTgggtggtagcggtggtggtagtgggTGGGGATGCCTTTGAGAGTACGAATCGGAGGATGAAACGCGAAAGGTTACGAATGCCTaccatgaaccgcgagatggagccTGGTGACATGCACGTATGGTGGAACGAcgggcgatacctcgccctccacgggtCATCCACCGCCGAGCGGTGGATTGATCGGGATGCACTTGGCCGCCGCACATCAGCGCTATACGACGGCTTACTTTTCAGAAgtacccgcggtttcccgccaacTGGCCAACgacaaccggcatgatataggctactacttggcggatgggatataccctcgaTGGCCGGTCTTTATGAAGACGATCAGgcaaacaagtgatgaaaggaaggcctactttgcggaacgacaggagtcggcgcgcaaggacgtggagcgcgcatttggtgtactccagtctcgatgggcggcaattaagggtccaacgcgtttgtgggatgtcggatgcgtttcccagataatgtacgcctgcattatcctgcacaacatgatcgtcgaagacgaaggcgtacaactgactagttgggccaatgacgatgaagccggtccaagccacggaacggccacccctagcgtacgacgtggggtacctctcgatgatgccggccgcctcaaggaatttgccgacatgcgccaagtggatgctcatattcaactccaaaaggatataattgaagagttgtgggcacggaggattgcacggcgatagtttttttttctttattatgtacctttttaaatgtaatttttttttacctatgtaccttttttaaatgcaattaatgaatttttccttatatgtctcgtaaatttaattccgtaatttaatcgtaattttaattccgtaaatgtagtattttttgaattatttttattgcggctggcctatggctggcctaaatctgatgtggcaggtggatttttagtgctgctgacgtggcagggggaGAAACTGCTGGCCGATTTCTGGCCGAagtaccattggagatgctcttagcaCCATACTCGTTTAGCAAACATTATTTCAGCACTATTACATCAAAGTTTAAAGACGTGTggtgatattttaaaataatatgagcCAGAAAAGAAATTATGGCAAACTTTAGTAACATAAAATGCAGTTCTCACGTTTTATAATTCACTAGTATcacccacgtgcgatgcacggcccattttctttaatttaaacttattttatacaataaaatgattttataaattcataaaaatatcattgtatgaaatctgaaatcataaatacataaaataaaaaataattattaaaaaatataaaatcaaacaaaggaaaaaaaaatagcacataccgaatgagaaacaatattattatttcaagttctaaaatcacaaatttatacaataGCAATTTATTGTACCAATAAAAAGTCATATAAccaaataagtttataaactAACAATTgcacacaaatcacatatcatttaaatcaattttagatctatactacaaaatatcaatcaaaaacacatgtcaataaaaataatgtataaatatatattagaagatagccaaatcgatcaaaatcatcaacaaaaataaatcaaaatagcaTGGAATATACAATCGATATCAATATGCATGCATTTagccggaaaaaaaaaactaactggTTGCATACCCTAATAGTATACCCCGCATCGCTTACTTCCCGTGTAGCTgccaaatattcaaaatatcgATTCCAAGGCCCATTACTATCTTTCCCACCATGTCTCAAACCTATTATTTAGTACTTATTGAATTTACCTTTTATTACTTCCACAATAATAAATGATATCGAAATATGATACACTACTATAGTATAaatgtgtgtatatatgtttATTCTAGCACTGTTGTATAAATGATATCGAAATATGATAAACTACTATAGTActacaaagaaaaatagaaacttttataatataaattgctATATGTTATTTACCGTGTATGGTTAGCCGAACAGAGGACGGGCtaaccgatttttttttatttttctattgcACATTGCGTGAAGATATTGTAGACCTTGCAGATGATCACATTAGCCAGCAAAAATGAAGGAAACATCGCTGTGAACCCGAATCAACCATGCCACGAATGAATCATGGAAATGCAAAGGGAGAAACCAAAAATTCTTATGAAACCGCAATACCTGCTCATCAGTAATTCTACGCAGAGGCGAACCACCTCCAATGAGAGCATACCCTTCCTTGCTCTTGGGAGCTCTCAACGTTGAAATCAGCCGTGCCATGGGACGTTGAAGGAACCCGAACAACCTTGGAAGACGAATAATGTCCTGCAAGAtggcataaaaaaatatatcaaccatcaaataataaaaccaaataacattaatttattttacgaTTTTTTTCGGAAATCATTGTCCTCTTAAATGTTTGAATTGTATATGACATATTAAATCTAAATCACAGTTATTAAACGTCCATGAAGTTAATAGGTTAGTGGGTAAATGATAATGAATGtcatttgtttaaaatttatatcttgtactttttattttatattcgtTAATTAATGCGATTTATTTgcttaaaatttatatcttctgctttttattttataatcgTTAATTAATGCGATTTATTTGCTTAAATTTTAGCTAAAAAACGTTTAATATGCTTACATTGattagaattcaattttaaaattaacttaaattcaaaatatttattcattcttaaaaagtaatttttcatattataataatattactattacttaTTTCGGAGTCTTCTTCTCTAGAAAGTTGTG is a window from the Salvia hispanica cultivar TCC Black 2014 chromosome 1, UniMelb_Shisp_WGS_1.0, whole genome shotgun sequence genome containing:
- the LOC125201223 gene encoding 60S ribosomal protein L31-like — protein: MVENKPRKEEVVSREYTINLHKRLHGCTFKKKAPNAIKEIRKFAQKAMGTNDVRVDVKLNKHIWSRGIRSVPRRIRVRIARKRNDDEDAKEELYSLVTVAEIPEGGLKGLGTQVIEEEE